Within Triticum dicoccoides isolate Atlit2015 ecotype Zavitan chromosome 1B, WEW_v2.0, whole genome shotgun sequence, the genomic segment ccctaaaaacatcgaggagcacaatagatcgggagttccgcagctgcaagcctctgtagccaccaaaaaccaatcgggaccctgttccggcaccctgccggaggggggatccatcaccagtgaccatcttcatcatcccggcactctccatgacgaggagggagtagttcaccctcggggttgagggtatgtaccagtagctatgtgtttgatctctctctctctctctcgtgttcttgaggtgatacgatcttgatgtatcgcgagctttgctattatagttggatcttatgatgttttccccctctactctcttgtaatggattgagttttcccttcgaagttatcttatcagactgagtctttaaggatttgagaacagttgatgtatgtcttgtcgtgcttatctttggtgacaatgggatattcacgtgatctacttgatgtatgttttggtgatcaacttgcgggttcagtgaacttatgcataggggttggcacacgttttcatcttgactctctggtagaaactttggggcactctttgaagtactttatgttggtttgaatagctgaatctgagattgtgtgatgcatatgtaTAATcatatacccacagatacttgaggtgacattggagtatctaggtgacattatggttttggttgatttgtgtcttaaggtgttattctagtacgaactctatgatagatcgaacggaaagaatagcttcatgttattttactatggactcttgaatagatcgatcagaaaggataactttgaggtggtttcgtaccctacaataatctcttcgtttgttctccgctattactctttgttgcatgttgagggatagttatatgaaccagttatgttattattgttgagagaacttgcactagtaaaaatatgaaccctaggccttgtttcctagcattgcaatatcgtttgtgctcacttttatcattagttattattgttgagagaacttacactagtaaaaatatgaaccctaggccttgtttcctagcattgcaataccgtttttgctcacttttatcattatttaccttactgtttttatattttcagattaaaaaaaactatatctaccatccatattgcacttgtatcactatcccttcgccgaactagtacacctatacaatttaccattgtattgagtgtgttggggacacaagagactctttgttatttggttgcagggttgtttgagagagaccatcttcatcctacgcctcccacggattgataaaccttaggtcatccacttgagggaaatttgatactgtcctacaaagctctgcacttggaggcccaacaacgtctacaaggagaaggttgcgtattagacatcatcctgcagtagtgatttaTTCAATCTTACTGGTACTGAAATTGTATTTACATGCGTGTCTGCGCAAATGGAGAATAGTGATGAACCCTTTAAATATTCATTGTCCAACAAGAGGATTCGAGCTTCTATTGGATAATATTGTAATAATATGACTTGCAAAGTTTGAACTATTATATATATGATGAAAATTACGATGGccggaaccaacctgtggttggatgattagagggactgtggtatccccagcccaccagggttcaaatcctcgtgctcgcatttattcctggatttatttcaggatttccggcgatgtgcattcagtgggaggagacgttcccgtcgacgacgaggtgcctacggtgacttcgtaaatttcaagatgatatgtcggctcagtctttcggagatgctcataggggtagggtgtgcgtgtgtgcgttcataggggtgagtgtatgcgcgtgtatatgagcgcttgtgtctgtactgatgttcaaaataAATTACGATGGCTGAAATCAACCTCGATACATGTATATTTGtctagacgtgcgttgcacgtgcacgttTACTAGTTGTATGAAAATGAGTCTAGAACTTGAGTAGTTTCATTAATGGATGAGCTGTGATTGCGTGTAACATATTTCTGGTATGTTATCCTTTCTGTTTGAgtaaattgtactccctccgtcccaaaaagcCTATGCATAGTTATTACGCATACATCCAAGTCGAACACATACATCCAAAAAGAACATGCCGGCAACGGCAAATGCGCAAAGTCATACAAGAGCAAATTATGCTAAGCTGACAAAAAGAACTCCAATGCAATCAAAACAATGATCGACAAATTACAACAACGCTCATATATGCACCAACCATCTCTTGACACCAAAAGGACAACGATATTCTTCAACGTCAACGTCTTCAGAAAGGCAACAACGCTCAAGCACTGTCATCACCAGGTCCAACCACCATGGGCTAgattctaggttttcaccctgaagaacaaGCCCGAGCATACCCAAGtaatgccttcaagaaggtaacgaTGCAAAAACATCGTCATTGTCAAGTATAACCCACTCGGGTCAGACCTAGGGTTTTACCCCGAAGCTCGAGACCGGGTATTCAAGAAGCACCACCAAATCGGAGTCAATCATGTGTTGTTGCCACAACTTACTCGCGATCACAATAACTACATGCGGCGGGCTAGAAATCCTACCACCGCCAATTAGGGTGGACTATCATCGTCACACATAATTCTTAAAACCTTTGGGAGGAATCCTGGTCTTGTACTTGCACCACGGTCCCTTCACAACTGAACGATGGTCGAAGAGCTCGCCAAGATGTAGGACAACTACTTGCATCGTACCCTAGTGCTAGGCCTCATAGGAGCGCACCACATGGCGCCTCTAGTGATGGTACACAACCTCGACTTTATGGAGCCAGTGTTCCCCATGACGCTTGATCGATGGTCAATGTGTGGCAGAACTCACTGAGGTGGTAGACAGAGTACCCAACTCTTCTTGGAAGAATTTGCAAGAGTTGAGTTTGATGGATACCAATATCACTGTCATGGCATTACACTTCTTGTAAAACCTAACTATCTTAAACGAACTTTACATGTATGGCAACTAATTGAGTGATTTTGATAATATTGGCATGCTTACAATTTGACTTACGTAAGCCTCAAAAGGAACAACTTTAGCGATGTGACATCAAAATATcattttttttggttttatgaATATGAAATTAAATGAATTATCTCTTAATACTTTGAACATCATTACTGATTCACATTGGGTTCCTCCGCTCTACTTGTATTATACACCGTTCTCGTATTGTAATTTGGGTCCCCGGTTTCCTAAATTGCTTGAGTGGTAGAAGGGGCATCATTGAGCTTGATAAATCAAACACATGCCTCGTTGGTAGGATTGTAGATTGGTTTGGATAAAAAATATATTTTGTAACATTGTTGGGTATTAGGGGAACACTTGTTGTCGATCGACTAGAGTGTCTATTTTCACTAACTGTTTAGTAGAAATGGTCTCTTGCGTGCAAATGTTCTTTGTTAGATGATAAATTCAGATGTATGAGTACTTTATTGGGGCCTACATCGACGAGAATTCTTGATCTTGAACTATAACTGGGTAGACGTGGAGCAAGGAGGACCTATACAATTACGATCTTGATTCCTGAGTGGCCACGCATGCTTTTGATTGTCCTTCATTGCTTCAAAACatatagtatcttcatgagaagaaAAAAATTGGTACGAGTTTTTCACCAACTTTGTGATATTTGTATATTTAATGGTCCCTCAACTTATGTAATGCTAATGTTGATATAAACCGCATGAAAAAAAACGGCTGTAGATTTATGCCATAATGTGTGTTGATATGCAAATTACTTGACAAATTAACTTGGTTGTGTCGAGACTCCCAATATCTTGCCAAACTCCTTTTAGTTTGGTTGAAATGGTTGGGCCTGCCCCTGCTcttaagaaattcagagaaacatgaCAAGAATCAATGTTGAGACTTATTTGAATGTATTCTATGCCGACTGTGTCCCTCGGTGCTTGGATGGGGAATATAGCACATTCATGTTCAAAATATAGAGTAGGGATCACCCCTTAGCCCTTACCCGTCATGCCCTGGATAACGCATCCCTTCTTGTGTCAATTACCTCTTTGTTTCCTAAAACCTTGTTATTCTGCTACGAGAGGTTGTGGAGCAAGTACCCTATTAGTTACGCGTGGAGATTGATTTCGCGCCACGATCGACCCCATTGAAAAGAGTGGTTGCTCGTCTCAGTCAATGTCACAGTAGCTATAAGTGATGGGATCGACACCTGAAAGATTAGGACGACACATCCTTCTTTAGCTCAGTGCATCTGAGAGCAAGTTGTGCTAACCGCTTGCTTGCACATCAGGCCACTGTGTGGATCGGGTGTTATATTATATAGTTCAAATCATCAGTTGGTGCGCATCGGGTTAACGTCTTGTGAGATAAGTCTTTTCGGGCATCAGAAGTGGTGAACCCATTCTTCCATATGTTGCTCACAAGAAGCGATTCCCACGCTTGCTTTGCTTGGGAACAAGCAAGCGCTCGAGCGATGGAAAGGGGGAGGTGTAACACGCGAAGATGGTCACATGGCAGAGACATGGGACAAATGTACGTGAGTATATGTATGTATTTGTGTTTTTTAGAGGGAGGAGGAAGTATATATATGTGTGCGTGAGGTCCTAGAAAAAAATCATTGAATCAAAGTATATACattaataataattaaaataaagtTTCGACAGGagcaagaaaagaaaagagaaaaaagaaagagaaggaattcaaacctgcaaaaaaaaaaaaaacagagagaaggaatTGGACTAAGGGGTGGGTGGGTCTCATTCTCACAGATGGGCCGGGCCTGCTCGTGAGGCTACTCTCAGTGTACACTGACGCGGCCCTCTCCCCCTGGTAAATACGGAGTAGGTAGCTTCActcacagaaaagaaaagaaaaatcattTCTTTCAGTCCACCTCTTCTTCttctcggcgacggcggcggcaggcgggCGGGCGAGCGaggaaccctaaccctaaccactaCTTCCGATCCGCAAGGTAGGATCCAACCCCTACCCCTAATCAGTAGCTCCGACCCGCAATGTAGGTTCCAACCCGGCCGGATTTCTCGATTCTTGGGGCGATTGATGCCTGCTTGTCTGCAGGGcttcgacgatggcggcggcggcggccacgagGATCCTGCGCCCGGCGGTGCTTCCAGGGGAGCGGCTTCGCCGGCTCGTCCACACCGAGCAGGTACCTTCTCCCTTCGCTCTCCGGCTTGCTGTGTTTCCAAGGTCTGTGGCCCGACGTTCTTGCTCCGATTGGTGGAGGCCCTCCGTTAGTCTGTATCAATTGCTCTGTCATAGGGATGCACGCCTATCCTTGATACAAGCATCTTTTTTTTATTTCCAACTACGTAGTAGATTGTTGCTCTGATTGGTGGGGGTCCTCCGTTCTTCTCTCCATGctattatctactccctccgttccaaaatagatgaccctattttggaacggaggtagtagtattagtagtatatCACAGGGATGCACATTTTTCATTGATTTCCATTGATAGATGATCAACTGCCTAGCATGAATGTGTTGATATTTTGGTAAAACTGACATCTATTGGTTTCCAACTAGCTTTATTATTTTGCTGTACAAGTGGTACATTATCAACTGCCTAGCATGAGTGTGTCGATATTCTGGTAAAAATCAACATCATTTGCTCTCCAAATAGTTTTGTATTTTCCTGTGACATTGGTAGATGATCAGCTGCCTGGCATGATTGCCTTGATATTTTAGCAAAATCATCATCTTTTGGTCTCAAATTAGTTCTATATTTCGCTGTGCCATTGGTAGATGACCAGTTGCCTAGCATGAAATGAATTCCTTGATATTTTGGTAGAAATCGACGCATTTTGGTCTCCAGCTAGTTTTATATTTTGCCGTGCAAGATATAAGGTGTGTTTCGCTGTATGTAGATCGCATCTCTGGTCAAGATTGTTGTTTAGTCATCAATTCTCAATGCCGCCTCTGCCTGGCAACTGATCATCTTCCATCTAGATTCTTTATCGCATCTCCGGTAAAATCAGCATcttttttttttttcatttccaacTAGATTCTTGCTCTGATTGGTGGAGGCCCTCCATGGTTCTCCATACTATCATCTTCTCCCTCCATCCCAAAGCAAGTTGTatcaagttgagacacttattttgggacggagggagtattatatgcaGGAATGCACCGGCATCCTTAAAACAGGCATCTTTTTTATTGCCTAGCATGAGTGCCTTGATATTTTGGTAAAACATTGGCATCGTTTGGTTTCCACCTAGTTTTGCACGTATTTTGTTGTGCCATTGGTAGATGATCAACTGCCTAAGCATGAATCTGGTGATATCTTGGTAAAAATCTACATCTTTTGGTCTCCAAATAGTTTTGTACATCTTTTGATCAACTGACTAGCATGAATGCCTTGGTATTTTGGCAAAATCGCCATCCTTTTGGTCTCCATCTAGTTTTATAATTTTCTGTGCCATCGGCAGATGATCAAATGCGTAGCATGAGTGCCATGATGCTTTTGTAGAAAGCAACATCTTTTGGTCTCCAACTAGTTTTATAttgcctccgtcccaaaattctcgtcttagatttgtctagatacggatgtttcTAGTtttatctaacactaaaacgtgaCTAGGCAAATctaagatacatccatatctagataaatctaagacgggaattttgggacggagggagtattttcttgTACCATTGGGGCAGATGATCAACTGCCTAGCATGAATGCCTCGATATTTTGGCAGAAATAGACAACTTTTGGTCTCCAACTGGTTTTAGATAAGGTGTGTTTGCTGTATGTAGATCACATATCTTGTCAAGATTGTTTGTTTAGTCATCTGTTCTCAATGCTGCTTCTGCCTAGCAACTTCTATGTCGGTAAAGTCGGCATCCTCCATTAGCAGATGATGAACCGTCTAGCAACTATGAATGATCAATGGACAGTAAAACTGAATTCCTTTTTTGCGTAGAATTAGATTGATATATGCTGTACGGTAGACCATGTCTCTTGTCAAGGCTGTTGTTTAGTCACCAATTCTGAACGCTGATTCTGTGTTCCCAGCATCCCGCACCCGCCTGTTCCTTGAAGGAAGGATACCGTGGGTCGcaaatccagcagaagaaagaggaGCTGTACACGGCTTCCCAGCTAGACAGGTATGTTCTCAAAGACTCTGTGCACACAAGTCAAGCCCAGGCCGCATGACACTTGATGATGGTACAATATCAATCATACGTAGACATAGATATTTGTTCTGTTTTTCCTCTGCTACAGGAGTTGCTATATATGTTCCTTACCATCTCATCCCACCTAACCTGCAGGCGCCCAATAACTACAGCCAAGAAGGTGACCGAGTGGACTGCGacagcgtttgttcttgttgctggTGCGGTCACTCTGGGTGGCCTAGCTACTGCTGAGGGAGCGCACAAGCAAGATGAAAGTGATGAAAGGCGTTGCCAATGTCAGTCCGTGGCTATGCGCCGAGTGCGAGCAGAGTCAGAGTCTTAGGCGTACAAATGCCTGAGAGTGTGGCCAAGCAAGTGGATCGGCGCCGAATCAAAAGGAAACTGCAGAAGCGAGTGGAGTGAACGAAATGCATCTTGTTCTATTCCAGCACTATATTATGCGTGTCTCCTGAAAGTTATGTCTATGACTTGCAGTCTACTGTGGAACTTTAGCATTATAACTGGATGATCTGTGATCGCATTGTAAGATATTTGTCATGTCGTTGACATGGTATGTTATGTACTTCCCATTTGTGCAAATTCTATGAAGATGAGGCTGCGTTTTTATAGGCGAGAACAGCGTCCAGACCTGCTCGGGTTGGGCTGCTGCTGCATCTgttttgagtaagttgtatgaaaaTGAGTCTTATGCATTGTTATCGGGGAGAGCAGCTTAAGGATGTCAGCTAAATTTCTGTCTTTAGCTGTCGAAGTCGACTCTCTCGTGATAAGTGTGTGAACAAACTTCATGGGAGAAAGGACACTATCAGCAGATGCTGCATGACGTCGTTTGTTCAGCGGCAATTAGGGTTACTGCAGTGTTAGTGTTTAACTGAGTATCGATGAGCTTTTGTCAACAAACATGAGTCATTCCTTTTCCATGCTGGACCCTCTATAAGAACCCGCCACCTCTCCGCCGGTGAGGCCACGTGTCCCCTCTTTTGTTTGTTGCTCCAGCAGCCAGAGGAGTGGGGACCTTCGGATACGTGTTGCAGCGCTGTGGTTAGAGCAACTCCAGTCGTGCCCCCAacaagccccctccccctcccccggcgTTTTttagcgccggcgcgaaaaaattggCCCAGTCACGCCCCAGGAGCCTGTTTTTTGCCGGGTTGGGCCGAAATTGGTGTTGTGGACCCATGCCGAACCCGGCACGCTGGGgagcgctcgggggcgccgggacGATCGAATTTGGCGCGAAAGAAAGGCGGGCCCGCCAAGTCAGCGACCTACGTCCCACGGGTTCCCTCTTTTCTTTGCCGCTCCAGCCGCCGGAGGAGTGGGGACCCCAGTTGTGTTGCAGCGCTGTGGTTAGGTCTTTTAGGATTAAGAATTTCGTTCCTCTAGCAGCTACACTATGCTGTCGATGGCCCCACCTCACCAAGGTGGGGTCGTCAGATCGTTGCTCTTGTATAGTGGTGGATCTAGTTGTGTCTTCATGTTATGCAGCTGGTCTTAGAACTGTCATTGGCCGCTTTAATTTACGACCGATGATGATTTTTGTTAACAAACATGATTGATCTGGCCAGATTAATCTTTTTAGGAAGTGACATGATAAACGGGCTAGAACACTCAACATGTTAGCAGGAGAACAGTACGGAGACAGGCAGATGGTTTGGGGCAAAACCATCAATCCTcgttattatttttattttattttttcaaaaaccaGGTTTGAGCAGGCTATATCTACTACCCCTGTAAATGTAAAAGATAAATAATCAGACCCATCAATCAATAAGATCTAATGGTCCTAAATCCTTCCATGTTTAACAAAAAAAACCACTCATTAAGGCACATCGATCGCTAACTCTACCGTGCCGTTCGGAAAAAAAACCGCACACCCGCACGACCTCTCGCCCACGTAGCCTCCCGCACACCCGCATCGATCGCTAATCCATCGATCCTCCTCAGGCGCCGTTCCTCCCGCAGCCTCCCGTCCGTCGTCGCGCCCTTAGCCGCGGgagcttttttttttttgaaccgggc encodes:
- the LOC119349854 gene encoding uncharacterized protein LOC119349854; its protein translation is MAAAAATRILRPAVLPGERLRRLVHTEQHPAPACSLKEGYRGSQIQQKKEELYTASQLDRRPITTAKKVTEWTATAFVLVAGAVTLGGLATAEGAHKQDESDERRCQCQSVAMRRVRAESES